Below is a genomic region from Zea mays cultivar B73 chromosome 9, Zm-B73-REFERENCE-NAM-5.0, whole genome shotgun sequence.
GCCTGCATACCTCTAGGCATGCCTACCGAGAGGAGCTGGTAAATTTTCGTTCTACTTGTTTTATGGTGTTGTGCTGTTGCCTTAAGATGACAAGAGGCCTTTGATTTATTATTTGCAAGAGGAAGTTCTTCGGATTGTTAAACCATAACATTTCTTGCCTGTTCATGGAGAACTCCTATTTCTCAAAGAACATGAATCACTTGGAAGATCAACTGGCATACGGCACATAACTGTAAGTAATCTCAGTAACTTGGTGCTCTGGATTTGTATGCCAACGGAGAGAATATGTGCATGTTTCTTAGTCTGCAGTGGGTATTGAATTTCAACAAGCAGTAAGAAATGTAGGACTATAGTAGCAGTGTAGTATTCACAAAGAACCTTGTTTGATCTGTATTTTTTTTAAATCCAAGTATTATTTGCATTGCCATAATACAGCAAAGCTCATATTTGTTAGCATTGATAGGGTTCTTAGATTGCTTCTATAATTGCAGGTAATAAAAAATGGAGAAATGCTTGGTGTATCGCATCTAAGAAACAGAAGAGTTTTGTCCAATGGGTTTGTTTCATTAGGGAAGGAGGATCTTCAGGTGAACCATTTATTTTACACATCATTTTTTCTATCTTTTGCAGTTATGATATCTAACATGATATATGATATTACAGCTCATGTATAGTGATGGTGATAAGGCTTTTGGTACATCCACTGATCTCTGCATTGATGAGAGACTAAGAATCGCATCTGATGGCATTATTTTTGTCGGGTAGTTTCTTGTACAGTTTTGGAGTATTTTCTAGGTTTATCTTCAGCAAAAATTTCTCCTCGCATGTGAAATGATAGTGATTTTATGTCGAACCTTGTGATAGTCAAAATGGTAAACCATATATAGTATTGTTTGGTGCACCTAAACATTTTACATGTTACTCCTTTGCAGCATGGAGATCTTCCGACCTCAGAAGGAACATGGTTTAACGCAGACTGGTTTGAAAGGAAAATTTAAGATTACTACAAGATGTCTATGGCTTGATAATGGAAGATTGTTGGACGCACTCTACAAAGCAGCTCATGCTGCATTGTCAAGCTGTCCTGTGAATTATCCACTTAGTCACATGGAGAGGATGGTAGCTGAAATCTTGAGGAAAATGGTACGGAAGTATAGTGAGAAGAGGCCTGATGTCATTGCGGTTGCTATGGAGAACACCACAACAAGTTTCTCAAAACACCTCGATGCTAAATCATCTAGAAATTTTGAACCTTCCTCAGCTACTAGCCATCTGAGCAGGAGTCCAGCTATGAGTCTTGAAGGCAGTTATAAAACACACCCAGACAACCCAGAGGTGGATGCTGAAGGTACTCGTAACTGATTGTCTTATGAATCACTCTAATTCTATAGTATCTTCGAATAAGGTGTTGCATAGCATGTCTTGAAACTTTAGAGTGGTCTGCATGGCAGATATAGTCCTACACTCAAACGGGCATCAACCGTCTCATGATGTATTGGCTTTTTAGTTTTCCATTAAATTCATATGGATGTGCATAGTCGCATGCCTTTCATCGTCTGATACTGTGTTGACCCTGTCACTACTTTCGTTACACAGAAACCCTTCCTGAGGCCACGAGAACAACACCGGATGATGCAACCACAAGTTCCAATGGTGAAGCATTCTTCTCTTCAGATTTACATCAGCCTAAAACATTGGAGCACTTATGGGAGTCATTCAAATCTCCTATAGCTGTTAAAATTGCACGGATTGTCAATGGGGGGAAGAAGCAAAATCTCGGCAAGATTGGCATAATGGGTAAGGACTCATCAATCCAGTCAACTCCCGCTCCAGCTAAATCTTCAAAAAAGAACAAGTGGAAACCTGAGGAAATCAAGAGCTTAATACAGATGCATGGCGAGATGAATGAGAGATTTCAGAGCGTGAAAGGAAGAATGGTCCTGTGGGAGGAGATTTCCGACAACATGTTGAAGCAAGGAATAAGTCGTACTCCGGCACAGTGCAAATCGCTTTGGACATCGTTAGTTCAGAAATACGAGGTTAGGGATAAATTCTGTTTCTTCTGAGTTCTAAAAAACCACCACCGGAAAGCAAGTACAGAAGGTTGTTTTGCTCCGTCTGTAGAACGAAGCAAGATAGCTTCAGATTGCGGTTGCAATGTCTGACATCGGTAATTTCTCTGTCGTTGGCATGAAagcaagaaggacgcggagagcaTGAAGACGTGGCTGTATTTCTCGGTCATGGATAGGATCCTATCGCAGCAAGGGGAAATGGCAACCAAAGGGCATGCTGGTCATTTAAGCATCTCTATCTATCCCAGTCCCCACTTATGTGGGAGCCTCTTGCACTGGGTCTGCCCTTTTTTATCTATTCCAATAACTAATTATTGTGTAGtaaccatttgatttgtttttcaaCTTCATTCTTCATTGTCTGATTTAAATTAAACTTAAATGGGCATGCTGGTTACTAATGTTTTATTTCATTATTATTTACCATAGTTTCCTCTTATAATGGATAATATCTGATGTTATGTTTCTTTCACCAGTGGAAATTTGCTCATGTTACATTCAGTAAGCCAGAATACCTCCAAGATTCAGATATTGTAATGAACAGATTCCATGTGAGATACGTTTTCCTTTTGGCGAAAGAATCCTTTCGCAAGAACATTCATTGTAACATTGAAGTATTGTATAAGCTTTTCCTGGTATTGTTTTAGAAACAGAGACCTGTTTATGGAGGTTGGGAACAACACCTTGGATTGGAGCATACAACCACTACCCCAAAAAGGTCCTACTTAGGCAACAACCAGGTATCATGCTTAAGAATGCTCACATTAAAAGACTTCACTGTTGCATAAAAGTTGAACATATTCTGATTATGATACTAGAGCAATTACAGAACCGCCATTCTTTTGAGAAGCATGTGAGGATTTACAACTAAAGCTGGGAATACTTTTTACATGTGATGAATGGTGAGTAACCTCCTTGTTAATTGAAAATGGATGGTAAGTATTAGGATCATCTTTTTTTAATGTCCTGAAGTATGTCTGAACTAAAGCTGAGAATGCTTTCAAACTGCAGATGAACAGGATATGAAGGCAGCCTGTTCCAAAAGCAGTCTTTTGGTGATGTACATGGACCTTTTGCATAGAGTAGTTTATGTGGCAGTTGTCTCAAGAATTTTCATCTGGTGGATGTACAGGGTTCGTATAGCAACATTTCCTTGTAGAAAGTTGAAGTTGTATATCGAGGGTGAATTTACCTATGTTTATCTTTTCGACCCCAAGCCTCTGGAAAGCTGTGAACCATAGCCTCATGAAATATGACTGCTCTTGATTCAGTGTTTGTGTTTTTCTTGTTTGTCATTATTTTGCGCTCGCTTttaatataacacacattttgtatataagttactatagtattatatgtttccgttgcaacgcacgggcactcacctagttacaTATAAAGGATGCGTTGTTACTGGACAAGACTCTGCAGCCGGCAGCCCCTGTGTGTGAAGATTTTGACAGATCCTCATGTGGAATGGTTTTTGAGAAGCTAGTGAGTCCTAGCAATCAACCTCTTGACTGGTTGACTGACCTGCCTTTAATTTGTAACGGGCAGCTAGCGCGTGTTATTAATCGAATTAAACCATTTGATCCCCTGTGGTGCGCCTGACACGTACATATATGTACCCAACCAGCAGTTGATTAATCAAGGCATCGTCCTCAGGGGCGTCACGGCATGCATGGCCTAACAAGTAACAAACTCCTACCTCCAGTTCGCTAGTTTGTTTTAAAAAAATTATACAGTATACATAAGTCCATATCGTATACACACACATCCACATCTGTAAATGCAGTAATGCACCTTTGTAAATCCTATTCTTATTCCTACAAGTATCTTTTGAAAGATTTGATTGGCAGATTCTCGAGATCAATGAAGTCGTTATACGCACCTTGCTGTCGACGTCGACGGAACGGATATATGCACACGTGCGCGATTGATACACACATGTGATCCGAACCATGACGAACGCCCAACCGCCCGCCCGCTAGCTAGCTTCTTCCTTGATCCGATGTGGCCCAAGTCTACGCGCGGATATCTGAACGGGAATCTATGCGTACAAATGAGGATTCGATCATGGAAAGAGCAGGAAGTGGAATGCCATTATTCCATGCTGCTACTGCGACAGGGATACGCGCGCAGCGCGTCCATGGTCCGCTCACGCCTTTGTGCTTGCTCTGGTCTTCTAGCTGGTCCTGCATGCGCACGAGGCAGGGTTCATACTTCATACACACGCGCGAGCAAGCTGATGTGTCCTCGGCTCCAGAGTCCAGACCTTCGATGGTCTTGCTGCGCCTGCGCGGGACAGGAACCGTGCCGGCTTGACTAAGGGTAGAAATGCTGCCGGCCGGGCCACTAGTCCAGCATGACCGATCGATCGTTACGCTACAGGACAGGCGGGTCAGGTCGCGCGGGAAGATCAGGCTAGGCCAGTTTCAGTTCGTCGTTTGCTCGTGCGTGCTGGCGCTGGTTGGCCGGCCGGTCAATTTGAGTTTGCCCGTCGCCTTCGTCATTCCAATGTAATTCCCCTCGATCACCATCTATATATCGCGTGGATAGATTCCCAGCAGGCAGCAGATGTCATCCGTGTCTGTCTCTCTCGACCTCGATATCGCCCGCGCGCGACTAAATTCCCGTCGCGTTCCAACCGTGGCTTCCTGTCTGCTGCTGCTACTAGTAGTTGTAGTGTAGCCGTGTGCTAACGACCggtcctatatatatatatacaaaacACGATAAATTTTATACAAGTAAAAACGAACAATAAGATTCATATCTTATGTTATCTGGTACATAGCAAGTATCCATAAATTTTAAAAATATAACGTCATGTTTAGCTGTCAAGTACTCCCTCCGTACGAAAATAAAATCTGTTTTGGCTATTTGTTGGGTTCATATAATACTTGGTGTATATGCTATATACATATGCATATATTCATTAATATACAAttaaatataaacataaaaataaAAGCTAAAACAAATATTATTTTAGGACAGAAGTAGTACCATTTATGTTTTAGAAAACATCCATCGAAAGTCTTTAGTATCGGTTGAGAACCGGTgctatctctactaactattaagaactTATTGTagactgctcccgcccgcctacctacgcccgcccgcctgccgcgaACTGCCCGTCCGCACGACGCAATCCCGCCGCGACCTCCGCGAACCGCCCTAACGCCCGCCCGACGGATGCCACACGCCATGGTCGACCCGTGCCCGCAAATCCCGTCGTGGCCACTGCAGTCGCCAGTTCACCCGTGTGGTTGTGCGGTCGTGCGCTGCCTCGCCTCCCGCTCAGAGCTTCAGAGCTGTAGTGCACGCCTCGCCTCCCCTTCGTTGTCCCCTTACCCACCCGAGGCTGCAGAGACCCGGCCATACCCCCGCCTCGCCCCCACCTGCGGCTGCAGATGCACGTGCTTCGGCGCCGCTCCACCCGCATCCGCGACATGGGCGGGATTTCCAACCCACCCACGGCTGTCGCTCCACCCGCATCGGCCACGAACGTGAGCGAGGGAAGCGCAGCCACCAAATCTCCGACACTAACCCTAGGTCCTACAAAAGCCCTAGATCAGCAAGCCTCCGCCTCGGCGTGCCTTCACCCGAGCACGACCGCGTCCAGGAGACCCACGACTGCTACAACAGCTGCGCCGCCTTCCTCTTCGACAGCATGCGTCGGGGTCCGCCTCCATCATGCTCACCACCCACAACGTGGATTTAGGTAACTGGCTGAGCAAGCAATCTATGTATTGTCTTCCTGTCCACAATTGATATCTAATGTTTTATGTAGATTGCCCACACAAGACTGAAAATATTTGAACTTACAATAAAACTATCACAACTCTTTTCATTTGAGAAGCTATATTTTCAGACATTGTTAGTCATTTTTTTTCTGATTTATGACACTAGATGTACTTATCTGTGATTATAAAAAAATAACAAAAACTTTCCAATTCATGGTTCACAAATTAAAACAAATTTACTGATGTTGAAGCTGCAAGTTTTTTCTTTGATTTTTTGGCACCTGTAGGATTTGGGTTGCAATATATATAAAATGTACTTAACTGATTTTTTGTGAGAAATTCATTTGTGGGTCTGTGTTActtaatctctactaactattaagaaccTATTGTAGACTGCCCCCACCCGCCTACCTACGCCCACCCGCTCGCCGCAAACTGCCCGTCCGCACGCCGCAATCCCGCCGCGACCTCTGCGAACCGCACTCCCGCCCGCCATCCAGCCCGCACGCCGCAATCCCGCCGCGGCCGTCGCGAACTGCCCGCTCGCACGCCGCAATCCCGCTGCGGCTGCTGCAGCAGCCGCCGCGACCTCCGCGAACCGCCCTAATGCCCGCCCGACACATGCCGCACACCATGGTCGACCCGTGCCCGCAAATCCCGCCGTGGCCACTGCAGCCGCCAGTTCACCCGTGTGGTTGTGCGGTCGTGCGCTGCCTCGCCTCCCGCTCAGAGCTTCAGAGCTGTAGTGCACGCCTCGCCTCCCCCTTCGTTGTCCCCTTACCCACCCAAGGCTGCAGAGACCCGGCCATACCCCCGCCTCGCCCCCACCTCCGCGCTCCTCCGACCCACCTGCGGCTGCAGATGCACGTGCTTCGGCGCCGCTCCACCCGCATCCGCGACATGGGCGGCATCTCCAACCCACCCGCGGCTGCCGCTCCACCCGCATCGGCCACAAACGTGAGCGAAGGAAGCACAGCCACCAAATCTCCGACACTAACCCTAGGTCCTACAAAAGCCCTAGATCAGCAAGCCTCTGCCTCGGCGTGCCTTCATTCGAGCACGACCGCGTCCAGGAGACCCACGACTGCTACAATAGCTGCGTCGCCTTCCTCTTCGACAGCATGCGTCGGGGTCCGCCTCCATCATGCTCGCCACCCACAACGTGGATTTAGGTAACTGGCCGAGCAAGCAATCTATGtattgttgtcggcgtttcgacccccggggggtccctggaccgacgagtaaattgtcgtcgcgtgccctagcccagatgggtcggcgcgagacagagcgcgaaggggggaaagccagagggagacaggcgtaaaaggggaaacccgcggccttcgtgtttgtcccgcgcccaggtcgggtgcgcttgcagtagggggttacaagcgtccgcgtgggagggagcgagaggcttgcacgcgcgccgtcccgtcctccccgcgcggccaaccttccgtaagagggccctggaccttccttttataggcgtaaggagagggtccaggtgtacaatgggagatgtagcagtgtgctaacgtgtctagcagagaggagctagtgccctaagtacatgccgtcgtggtagccggagaggttttggcaccctgttcgtgtaatgtcgtggccgtcggaggagcgctggggccttgcggaaggacagctgtcggggctgtcgaatccttgctgacgtctccttgcttccgtaagggggctgagagccgtcgtcgtcatggagcacgcggggcgccatcattacttgttttaccggggcgagccagataggacgccggtcttgtcccccgtagccagagctagctaggggtagggtaatgatggcccctcctgtggcgtggtcggtccgagccctgggttgggcgaggcggaggctcctccgaggtcgggatcgagtctgtcttccgaggtcgaggtcgagtccgagcccctgggtcgggcgaggcggagaccgtcggctgaggccagggctgagtccgagccctggggtcgggcgaggcggagttcgtcgtcttccggggccgaggccgagttcgagccctggggtcgggcgaggcagagttcgtcgtcttccggggccgaggccgagtccgtgccctggggtcgggcgaggcggagttcgtcgtcttccggggccgaggccgagtccgagccctggggtcgggcgaggcggagttcgtcgtcttccggggctgaggccgagtccgagccctggggttgggcgaggcggagttcgtcgtcttccggggccgaggcccagttcgagccctggggtcgggcgaggtggagttcgtcgtcttccggggccgaggccgagttcgagcccttgggtcgagcgaggcagagttcgtcgtctttcggggccgaggcccagttcgagccctggggtcgggcgaggcggagcctcctatggcgcccgaggccggacttggctgttgtcagcctcactatgtcgagtggcacagcagtcagagcggcacaggcggcgctgtcctcttgtcagaccggtcagtggagcggcgaagtgactgcggtcacttcggctctgtcgactaaagggcgcgcgtcaggataaggtgtcaggacatccttgcattaaatgctcctgcgatacggtcgatcggcgtggcgatttggccaaggttgcttcttggcgaagactgggcctcgggcgagccgaaggtgtgtccgttgcttgagggggccctcgggcgagacgtaaatcctccggggtcggctgcccttgcccgaggctgggctcgggcgaggtgtgatcgTGTCCTTGagaggaccgagccttgacttaatcgcacccatcaggcctttgcatctTTGTGCTGatagggggttaccagctgagattaggagtcttgggggtacccctaattatggtccccgacaattgtcTTCTTGTCCACAATTGATATCTAATGTTTTATGTAGATTGCCCACACAAGACTGAAAATATTTAGACTTACAATAAAACTATCACAACTCTTTTCATTTGAGAAGCTATATTTTCAGACATTGTTAGTCCAATTTTTTTTCCTGATTTATGACACTAGATGGACTTATCTGTGATTATAAAAAATATAACAGAAACTTTCCAATTCACGGTTCACAAATTAAACAAATTTACTGATGCTAAAGCTGCAAGTTTTTTCTTTGATTTTTTTGGCACCTGTAGGATCTGGGTTGCAATATATATATAAAATGTACTTAACTGATTTTGTGAGAAATTCAGTTGTGGGTCTATGCTACTTAAACGCATTTAAAGTTCCCTTAGCAGAAAATAATTGACACTGGCTGTTGCAGGTATGGTGAGAACGTGTTAGAAGTTAAGAAGAATCCTAACTGGATATGTCCAGTTTGTCGTGGTATCTGTAATTGCAGCATATGCAGAACCAAGAAAGGATGGTTACCTACTGGTTCTGCCTATAGGAAGGTATATCTAATAACATACTATCCCCTATTACCTTTGAAAGGCACAAACTGCTAATTGAAGCTGGCATAGCGTAAAATATTATCTATGTTTGTGGATCATGCGTTTGTTTAGGTTGTTTGTAGCCTATGCCTAACCTACTTGGTGGCTAGGAAAAATAATGGAGTGGATCCAATGTAGGTAGTATGCATATTTGGTTCTAATGTTGGTAGTATGTATGTACCAATTTgtcaaagatccaacaatcctgaCAGTCTGGCATCTTCCTTCGTGCAGGTGGTTGAACTTGGGTACAAATCTGTGGCACACTTTTTAATTGCGACACATCGAGCATCATCAGATAACTCAGAGGATTCAAGCCCAGCTGGCAAAGAGAAGTCGCTGTCTGCTAAATCTGAAAGCTCATGCATTTCCAATCATGATAGCCCGAATGCCAATGAGAGGCCCGAGGATGGTGAAACGAGCACCAAAGCTAAGGTGAAGAAAGCAACCCGCCGCAAAGTGAAGAAGAGTTCTGACGGCGACAAAGAAGACAGCAGAAGCGAGTCCGTGGTGACATCTGAGTGCCAGGATGGCCATCAAGCCAACACGGAGGTTGGGTGTGTCACTCCATCGTCCAAGCCAGTGTCAAGGAAGaggaagtgagagcacctagagggggggtgaataggtgatcctgtaaaaacttaaacttatagccacaaaaacttgttaagtgttagcacaatgattgccaagtggctagaaaggagtctcagtaaaacacaataccacaagagatcaatcacagagatgacacagtggtttatcccgtggttcggccaagaccaacgcttgcctactccacgttgtggcgtcccaacggacgagggttgcaatcaacccctctcaagcggtccaaagaccaacttgaataccacggtgttttgctttgcctttcaatatctcgtttgcgaggaatctccacaacttggagcctctcgcccttacacttaagattcacaaagaaatacagagtaagggagaaactagcaacgcacacaagactcaaaatcagagcaacagcacgcacacaagtcgcaacaagagctcgcaacacaactcaatgagtccacaactcaacaagagctctaaatgctatcacaatgaaccaaatgcgtggaatcgatgtcttggtgcttaggaatgttgtaggaatgcttggtgtgctcctccatgagcctaggggtcccttttatagccccaaggcagctaggagccgttgagagcaattctggaaggctaatcttgccttctgtcttcgggcgcaccggacagtccggtgcacaccggacactgtctggtgcccgatttctttccttaaacggcgcagccgaccgttgcagatctgggagccgttggcgcaccggacagtccggtgcacaccggacagtccggtgcccccttccgaccgttggcccgaccacgtgtcgcgcacagattccgcggccgaccgttggcccggccgaccattggctcaccggacagtccggtgcacaccggacagtctggtgaattttagccgtacgccgtcggcaaattcccgagagcgaccacttcgctcgaggcaacctggcgcaccggacactgtccggtgcaccaccggacagtccggtgctccagaccgaacaaccttttggctgtacacagccaacttttctctgactcgatttctcctgtttcaagcacttagacacaatacattagtcttcaaaacaatgtactaaggcttagaaacatacctttactcttgatttgcactatgtccacccatgggtatagattcacatttaagcacttgtgttggcactcaatcaccaaaatacttagaaatggcccaagggcacatttccctttcaatctctccctttttggtgatttatgccaacacatcataaagcaactagaacaagtgcaatatcacttcaaataaaaactcaaatttattttgattcagttttggcatatatggatcatcctttgccaccacttggtttgtttttcaaatcaacctcaaaatcctatctctaagtcaaatccacttgtagagacatcaagagaggttttccaaagaaaaatgattcaagattccaaaaactccccctatttcccataatcaatacttctccccacaagaagtcaacttttgacaagagagacaacaaaagagatttgacaaaccaaaagctctattctactgttttcaaaatctctcaagtggtagctgatccatttatcactttggcctttattttctccccctttggcatcaagcaccaaaacgggatcaatcttggcccattaaccccattgcctcaccaaaatcttaaattaagagcaaataggcaataagagttacaggatgaacttggagaaattattcttttcatcggagtgcagtggaagtctttcacggtacaagtccacctttccctttcaaaccttctttgagactaaaacaatcaaactcaaacaaatggttagtctcaaagggtcaagttgcaacacgtctccccctaaaactgtgcatcactttgcaacggacttgtgaggtccagggagtgtgtgTACAACTTGTgcaccacaataaacaacaaaatgcaaaaaaaggaatatgatcaaaggcataaacacatgtatgctacaaatcaatccaagttccgcgaatctaagacatttagctcactacgcaacctgcaaaaggtcttctcatctagaggcttggtaaagatatcggctagctagttctcggtgctaacatgaaacacttcgatatctcccttttgctggtggtctctcaaaaagtgatgccggatgtctatgtgctttgtgcggctgtgttcaacaggattttccgccatgcggatagcactctcattatcacataggagtgggactttgctcagattgtagccaaagtcccggagggtttgcctcatccaaagtagttgcgcgcaacactgtcctgcggcaacatactcggcctcagcggtggatagggcaatggaggtttgtttcttagagttccacgacactagggaccttcctaagaattggcacgtccctgatgtactcttcctatcgaccttacatccagcatagtcggaatctgagtatccaaccaagtcaaaggtagacccttttggataccagagcccgaagcaaggcgtagcaaccaaatatcttagaattcgcttcaccgccactaagtgacactccttaggatcggattgaaatctagcacacatgcatacgctaagcataatatccggtctactagcacataaataaagtaacgaccctatcattgaccggtatgctttttgatcaacggacttacctcctttgttgaggtcggtgtgtccgtcggtccccatcggagtctttgcgggcttggcgtccttcatcccaaaccgctttagcagatcttgcgtgtacttcgtttgggagatgaaggtgccgtctttgagttgcttcacttggaacccaaggaagtagttcaactcgcccatcatcgacatctcgaatttctgcgtcatcaccctgctaaactcttcacaagacttttggttagtagaaccaaatattatgtcatcgacataaatttggcacacaaacaaatcaccatcacatgtcttagtaaagagagttggatcggctttcccaaccttgaaagcattaacaattagaaagtctctaaggcattcataccatgctcttggggcttgcttaagtccatagagcgccttagagagcttacacacgtggtcggggtaccgttcatcctcgaagccagggggttgctccacgtacacctcctccttgatcggcccgttgaggaaagcgctcttcacatccatttggaacaacctgaaggaatggtgagcggcatatgctagcaagatacgaattgattctagcctagccacaggagcaaaagtctcctcaaagtccaaacctgcgacttgggcataaccttttgccacaagtcgagccttgttcctcgtcaccaccccgtgctcgtcctgtttgttgcggaacacccacttggttcccacaacattttgcttgggacgaggtaccagtgtccaaacttcattgcgcttgaagttgttgagttcctcctgcatggccaatacccaatccggatctagcaaggcctcctctaccctgaaaggctcaatagaagagacaaaggagtaatgctcacaaaaattaa
It encodes:
- the LOC103640333 gene encoding ribonuclease J, yielding MLLLCSMEIFRPQKEHGLTQTGLKGKFKITTRCLWLDNGRLLDALYKAAHAALSSCPVNYPLSHMERMVAEILRKMVRKYSEKRPDVIAVAMENTTTSFSKHLDAKSSRNFEPSSATSHLSRSPAMSLEGSYKTHPDNPEVDAEETLPEATRTTPDDATTSSNGEAFFSSDLHQPKTLEHLWESFKSPIAVKIARIVNGGKKQNLGKIGIMGKDSSIQSTPAPAKSSKKNKWKPEEIKSLIQMHGEMNERFQSVKGRMVLWEEISDNMLKQGISRTPAQCKSLWTSLVQKYEVRDKFCFF